Genomic DNA from Nicotiana tabacum cultivar K326 chromosome 21, ASM71507v2, whole genome shotgun sequence:
TAGGCATGAAGGGGTTAGTTTGCTCACCATTAACAATTACAAAGATGGTGGAGGAGCTGACACATGACATGATGAGTTTGGTGATTGTGTTTGGGAATTTGAAGGCATGAAGGGTTTGCTTGATAAAAGACCATTCTAGTCTGTCAAAAGCCTTTTCCAAATCAATCTTCAGAATCATGTTAGAGTATTTGCCTCTCATTTTCCCAAAGTGAGAGATGTATTCTTGGACTATGATGGCATTGTCTGAGGCTTTCCTATTGGAGGGGAAGCTAGACTGGCTAGGCGTAATGATGTGAGGGAGGTAATGCTTGATTCTGTTGACAATGATTTTTGTCACTGTCTTGTAGGCAGTATTGCATAAGCCTATGGGCCTGTAGTTTTTGATCAGAGGCTTGAGGGAATTTCGGTATGAAGCACAGGAGGGTTTCATTCATGACTGGATTTATTATTGATATGGAGAAACAATTTTTGCAGAATTGAGTGACATCATTACCCACTATGTCCCAGTATTTTTGATAGAAGAAAGGATGAAGGCCATCAGGTACAGGTGCTTTGAAGGGCTTGAAAGAGAACATAGCACTTTTAATTTCACTGTCCCTGAGAGCCATCCCAATTGTTGTTTGTTGAATCTGGGAGAGGCATTGCCCCTGGATTTCAGAAGAGAACAAGTCATTCTGGGACTAGAGGAGGGATATAGTGTAAAGTTCTTGGAAGAACTTTGAGATTGATTGCTTGATTTCTCCAGGCTCAAACATCCACTGTCCTGAGTCATCTTTGAGGGAAGAGGATTTTGTTCCTCCTTCTTCTATTTAGAGTAGAAGTGTGGAAAAATTTTGTGTCAGCATCTCCATCTGAGAGCCAGTTTATTCTAGACttcattttccaaaaatcctcttCATTCTTTAGGATAACACTAAGCTCCTCAATGAGGGTGCTCTCAAGGGTTTGCATGGGGGTGTTAAAAGGATAATGATGGAATTTTTGAATCCCCACTATCCTTGCAAGCAACCTCTTCTTTTTGTGATAGATATTTACAAATGTATGTTTATTCCACTTGAGTGCATTTTCTTTGAACAAAATGGTGGAAGAGATTAAGGAAGAATTAGGCTAAAAAGATTCCCTAATTAAGTTTTGAAACAGAGGGTGGTTGTACCACATTGATTCAAACCTAAAGGGTTTATTGAGAGGAGTCAAGTTTGTATTGCTTAGATTGATGAGCATGGGGCAGTGGTCAGAGCGGGTCCTGGGGAGGTGAGTGATGTTAGCTTTAGGGTATTCATTTACCCATTGGTTATTTGTAAAACACCTGTCAATTCTTTCTAGGATTAGACAGGACCTGTTTTTGTACCTCTTATTTTACCAAGTATATTTACTACCTTTAAACCCTAGGTCTACAAGGTGATAATTGTTGATACAATTCCAAAATGAGTTAGTCTTGTGGGTGTTTATAGGGTTTCCCCCAAACTTGTCTCTTGCTTTCAGGACTTTATTGAAGTCTCCACCTACAAACAAATTCCCTCTGTGATTATTGGAGATATCAATTAAGATCTCCCAGAGGGCTTTTCTATCCTCAATGTAGTTGCTAGCATAAATCGCAGAAAAAACCAAGGGGGGTTTAATGGTAATACCTTAACCATGGCATGGATACCCTGAGAGTTTACATCCACTTCATCAACTTGGAGGGAAGATTCCCTCCACATTATGACTATACCTTCAGAGTGGCCTACAGCAGGGAATTGGATGTACATATCGTATTAAAGCTCTTCAGTTAGCTTTTTATGGTCAGCCATTTTGGTCTCCAAGAGAACCAACATCACGAGCTTGTGCATTTTGACCATGTCAGAGAAATGCCTCTTGAACTCTGCACTGTTTGCCCCTCTAACATtccatattttgaaatttattagAGGGTTCAGTGTTGGAGGGTTGTTGCTCGTTGATGCCTTGTCCCTGCCCTAGGGTTGCATCGCTTCTCTTCCCCTGTGTTGAGATTGTTAGGGTCTCATAACTGGGGTTAAGGTCAGAAGGGGTTAGAATGTACCTTGAGTCTGGTGAGAGGAGAAGTCCATTCCACAACGGACTAGGTTCTTTAGGCAAAGGAGTATCAAAGTCTCGTTGTGTTCCACGCTGAACTCCGCCGCTCTTATTGCTTCCAGCCATAGTGAGTCCACCCTCACTAGGTTGCCGATTGGGGTTGCTTCCTGGTTCATTAGCACCTCGTGATTCCTCAGTAGCTCCAGGGTTGTTGATATTCCTTTAGAGATGTTCCCTAGAGGCGATTGGTGTTGTTTCTCCTGAGGTGGTTGTTGATGGATCTCTTGCACTGAAGATGAAGTTTTCTGAGATGGTTCATGTTGGAGTATCTTGAACTGAGGGGTTGCATAGGGGTCCTCTACTGATGGATCTGGGAAGAAAGGCATGTTGTTGAATATCTGTTGCATCTTGTCGTGGACAGATGAGTCGATGTTCTGTTGCATGTGAGTTGGGTGGCTTTGGGCCATGACTGCCTGCCATAATTGTGCTCCAAGCATCCCCAAACCCCTATTTAGGGCTTCTGTAGTTACCCTTGCCAGATGAGCTGGGTTTTGTATGATTAGAGAGATCGGTTGATCTACTAACTGAAAATTGTAGCATAGGGCTTGGCTGTGGAGGGCTAATTCCAGCCACAACGCTGGTAAGTGGTCCGGTGGTGGTGGTATGGAGGTTAGGAAGATTGGGGGGTTGGTATTGAGTTCCATTTTTGGGTTTCTTTTGTCTGCCCGTTTTTGGATTAGTAATAAAGGGTGGGTTATTGGGGCAATCAACTGTTTTTGGGGGTTGTGGACTTGGATCGACAAACATGCTTAATATTTTAAAGTATGTGACTGATACACTGAGAATGGTATTATTGTGATATCCGGTTGAGTTGATGGCTTGTGTTAAATCACTTAGGATTTCTTGATTGCTCAGTTTTGGCTCTTGAACTTTCATGAAGGGGTTTTCTCCAGTTGGTGTTGGTAGAGGAGACGTAGTGTTGTAGGAGTCATAATTGGGGTCTACCATGGAGTCTAGTTTTTCAGAAAAGGGAGATAGCCCCGTCTGAAATTTTTCGCTTTCCTCTTGGCTTTTGGGCTTAGTTGACTTTGGACGTGGGGTAGTGTCAATTGGGTTTGGGTTACTGTGTGTGGGGTTCAATTTGGTTTTTGCTTGTGGTATGGGCCCCTTTCCATTATTTGTGTGTTGCTGTGTAGGACCTGGGTTCGTTTTCCTTTTTACACTTGTATTGGGCCTTTCTCTTGTGGGTTGCCCATTTGTAGTACGTTTTTCTGATTGTTGTACCTTTGTATTTATGGGTTGGGCTTGGTCCATATCCTGTAGAGGGTTAGATTTAGAGGTGTATCGGAAAGTTTGAGTTTCAAGGAACTTACTGGATGTAGCATCGAACATTTTGTCTTTGATACCATTTGGTTTTGCTGCTATTTTATTCTTTCTACTCTTGTCCATTGCTTCATTATGTTGCGTGTTGTTCTCTTTTTTACGCTTTCTGGGGAAAGAAACAACTTTCCATTCCTCTTCTTCCGCATTAAGTGTTTGGCTTGAATCACCGTTTGGCTTTGTATTTGAGCACTCCGGGTTGTCTTGCATATTTgttgtttgatgttgtttttgtcTGTGCGAGCATCCTCTTGTAGTATGCCCTATCCTTCCACACCCAGTGCACAGTATGTTTTCTCCTTCATAGACCACCAGTTGTTTATGGTTCCCTATTGTAACTGATGTAGCAACTAGTGTTTTCAAGGGTACCTGGATACATATTCTTGCGTATCTACCTCTGAGAGTGGCGGAGGTGCACATATCAATTTTTAGAAGCTTCCCCAGTTTTCTGCCTACTTTTTCTAGGACCTCTTTGTCATAGAATTCAGTGGATAGTTGAGGTAGTCATATCCAGATTGCAATGAAGGATAGTGTCGCTTCTTGTGGAACGAATTTGGGTTCCCATATTCTGACTGAGAGGAAACTGCCAGAGATAAACCATGGCCCTTTTTGTATGGCTTTCACTAGATTTTTCTCTTCATCAAATTTGACTATGTAAAAGTCTCATCCTAGGTCAATCAAGATTAACTGTTCGGATGGGTTCCATAACTCAATTAATTTAGATCGAAGGAGATAATGTGGCATACACTTTCCAAAAAGCTTTATGATGACTGAGTAACACCATGGTTCATATAATATGTTTTTATCCTCTTGAGATAGTAGGATTGGACGTGTtgtttcctttcctttttgttgCGTTCTTGTGGATTCTAGTTCTGAAGCGAAGTAGTCAGCTTGTGTTGTATCTTGCTTATCTAGGAGCATTTCCTTGTAAGAATGGGATTGGGGTGTGTCTTCTTCCATGACAGATCCGGTGGTTCCGGTGGTATGTTAGGTAATTTGGGTGGACTTTCCATTGGTTTATTTGTAGTGATGGATGAGAGCTTCTCTCTCCTCAGTCTCTATAGTAGTTCTGCATTTGTTATTTCAAACTATTATCATTAATTAATACTCTTTCTtatccactttaattgattttttaaatctttttttggttcataattgtttacccttaaaattagataacaattgaatttatacaagatttaaggatatgcggattaaaAGTGAAATAAGTAACCAAACCAGTTGTGGTATTGACTCCGGTCTCGGACCTAAGCTTAACAGTTGTTCTGCTTTGGGTTCAGAGCCAAATTATATGTGAAGAACTATGAGCAAAATAAGAACGTTGAAATAACTTAGAAGCAAATAAAACAAGTTTATATTGCCTTAATATGCGTGTTACAGCGTTCTTCTTGAATGAAACTCACtcactttatatagtaggagagtttcatccctagcATAACTCTAAAAAAAGGTtctaaaaatcttctttttctttaatcaCTTATCGGCTGCCAATACAGGCCAAGATCCACGACGTGATATACGATTGAGCGCGAATATCATGACCCTCCGATAGTTGTGTACAACTATTTGCTAATATTTTTTGAGGTCTTGGAGCTCGAACCAGATTCGGGAGGCGTCGTCTCGATGGCATCGGTGGTAAGCGCTTTCCTCGGACCTTAGTATGAGAGGTTCCTAGCTCCGATTTCATGTAGTTATGTCCTTGTTTCTTTTGCCCCTCCAGAAAATCGGGGTGTTTATTAACCCTGGTTTTACCCATAtacaataatatttaattttttcagatatcaaaAATGAATTAACTTCAATTTTTCAAAGTTGCTCTTGATGTAAAGATATTTGTTATATTCCCAAAGAACAAATtcaggttaatatggtcaattttattgttaattaatgctaaaagatgAATTCCTTAATATGTATAAAAATAACCAAAAGATCAATTAAAGTGGACGGGAGGAAGTACTTCTTTCTCCCAACATACTGTAATTCAAACTATTATTGTCAATTAATACTTCTTTCTCCCAATTTATGTGATCGTGCTCGAATTTTGAGATTCAACAAATTATATTTTGATTGTAATCTTTTTATATGTCTTTTAAATATTCTAAACTATTTattattgtgacttatagtaTCTTTTACGTAGTTTTCAAACGAAGTATTGTAAATTTTATTTCGAAAGGTTAGAAGATTTTATGTTCAAATGcacaatcaaaattaaaaaaattgaatctTGAAAAGTAAAACGTATCACATAAATCGAGACAAAGAGAGTATATATTTTCACTCTAATATTCCCTTCGTTCACACttggcacgttttgactttttacgctccttaaaaaataataaatgaagcgCATAATTTACTATGGTacacatattaattgatgcattattattggatttgagaaaatgatttgaaatgagcaataaatattgtgggtataacgggaaaaaattttgttttttcttgATATGGGTAAAttgacaaataaaaataaaaatttatttttagtacaAATGTGAGGTTAAAGTGAACCGAAGGAGTATCTTTTTATCCTGTAATTAACGCATCAAATCAAAGAGAACATATGTTCAACAAATAACACCACGAACCAACTAGGAAAAATCTCTTCCCTAAGAGTCAAGGTCCTCAACTTCTCatgcaaataaagaaaaaatgaaataactaatCTATTAGAAGATACATACAATATTTGCACGTTAAAGTTTAAACAGAGTTATAAGCTTTTCATATTCTTGACGTCAATGTGAATCGTTCTTTTTCTTGGACAACTTTTCAGTTTTTGTCTAAAGTAATAATTTCAGCAACCATAATTATTCCCCTAGATGTCATAACTGTTTTGTTTTGGCTATGTCATGCTTAATTAAACTAAAAGTTCTCCTTAATTTTTTTAATCAGAAAATTCAGTAAAAATAGTGGAGTAATTGTCATTATGCTGATCACTTAGGATTCAATAACTTTTTCAACTCAATGAATGATTGGGGAAAACAACGTTTGTGTTAAGAGAATTATTATTTACTTTAATAAACTGTACATGTAACTACTTCCACGTATTACATACTCATGGTCGGTTTAATAATATTTGTGGTCTAAAGCTAAACTACATGAGTGATCtcagaaaaaaaaagtaaaaaattttgTCTATATTTCTTAGTTTATTTATTTGCCTTTTGAGATGCGAAgttattaaatttttattatcgatttcttctaataattctttttcaattGATATAATATAACTAATTAATGACAAAACACAATAATATTCGTTTTGACTTAGtcagaaaatataaataaatatagcTCAACAATAAAAGTTCAAATCTTATTTGACAGAGAAGTATCACAACATCGTTTTCACTCTAAAGACTTAATAAACCCAACATCTCCCATTTCTTATCTTTAGAAATTGTTATTGTTCCACATAAGTACGCACAAAGAAATCTTCTGGAGTTATATGCATATTGTCACTATCTGCCTAACTTCActcaaaagaaaaagggaaatttgATTTTTAGTCTTCACCAATATTATTTTACTTGTATGACTTTTTTTCGAGAAGAAATAATTAAGGCAATAAAGGAGATcaataagtaaaataaatgtaatTTTTATATGATCATTTTACTCTATTTAAATTATAAGTGAATATAGAAGATTATTTCCCCCAGACAAAAATTAGCTTGAACGAAAAAGTTCACAAAGTCAAAAATAGGCTACGTAAAATAGTTATTAATTCTTCTATAAAAGAAAGACATACTCCCTTTTGACTGCTCacgaaaatttaaattaaaaaaaaaacactttaaAACTAGTAAGTTTGAACATTATATAAGATTTAATTTGTATGGCTATACTATCATGTCATGAAAGTATAACGAAAAGCTTaaagtttgaaaaaaattaaaaattaaaaatataataattgttCAATTCATTAACAGGTACATATATGCGTGTAGATTTGTTTTTACGTATTAGTGATGTTTCATACTATCATATTATCAAAAAGGCAATTATATATCATGATTGGATACAATATAATAGTTAAGCTATATATTAGCTTAATAAGAAAATACACTAAAATCCATGCATGAACTAACATATAAGTAAAACTTATCCTTAATCAACTACTATACTTgcttttttcttatttaaaaccAAATAAGACTATATAAGTCACATTTTAATAAATTAGAAATACTTAAAAGTATATGCAAATTTTACTCTTACAACAATGTACAGGCTTTATAATAGTATCATATCATCTAAATGATAATTATGTGTCATAATTTGATACAGTAGGTAAGCTATATTAGTAATAAAAAAATTAGTACACCAAATTCCATGCATGAAGTAACATACAAGTAATAATTATCGTTAATCAGCTACCATAATTGCTTCGTGGCAACTCTACTCCCTCTCAGTTCAAAGTCAAACTCAAACTCAAACGTTATGAGAAGGTGATAAGTACTACTTTTAATCCCCTTCCAAGGTATCGTCTGGTTGGaaacaaattattttatgattaatGAATTAGTTAATTTtggaataattaatttcaaaattagttatattacgatttatcattttatttcaaccaaaaatagaataaatatatctcaaatttaatcccgTAATTAATTATCCCTTATCATTCACACTAAATGAGCCCTGAGTACTACACATGAAGTTATCTTTAATCGAAACACTTTATATTCAAAGTGAAATTTATTAAGTTGATTTTAAATTAGTTGGGTCCCAAAATAAGTACCAAATATACATAAGcggataaaaaatttaaaaattcaatGAGTTCGACTCTTAAAATTTTTAGTATAAAATTTATTATACTATTaaaattatgagtttaattataaaatttgttaaattttaataatttatatatatatatatatttatacttcAAAAGTTATGAATTCAAATAAACTTGCGAACATTGGGTTATATACATACCACTTGGAAAACTAAAAccccaaaaaaggaaaaaaagaaaagaagcaaaacTCGTCTTGCCTACTTTCTTTTACCTAATCGAACGGCTCAGATTTCATCCTATCCCACAAACACGCGTCCTCAGCCCTCCATCTTTTATTTATACTCCTCTCTTCCAACACTTATCTCTGCGGTCCGTACTTCCATCTTCTCCTCCTCTTCTTTACTCTCAATTCTCAAAAAATAACAActatttcagcttacaaaattaCACAACATAGCCAAGAATTTACAAAAATGGCACCATCAACGAGCAGTTTAATGTTATCAATGAAAGTTCTGTTGATTTCAATTGGCGCTGTATCTTCAGCTATGCTCGTAAAATCCTCTGTTCCATTGGTTTTATATGAATTCCCTACGATTTGGAGTAGCTTTATTTCCAGTTGGCTCAAGCCTCCTTACCTTTACGTTGTACTCAACTGTATAATCATCATCATCGCCGCTACTTCTCGATCACACCGTAGGGAACATTCTAGCGGTGAATCACAGCCGTTGATTTCTGCCAGATCAACTCCGCTCTCAGATTTGATAGTAATTTCCCAGCCTAACGTTAACATGAGTGAACCGGAGATGTCTGAGTTATCGCCTGAACCGGTGGATGAATCGGAGGTGTTTGAGGTGAAGGCTGAACCGGTAAATATTGAACCGCAGCAGGTGGTTGAAGTTGAAAATGATGATCAGGTTGTGATTTCGAATTCCGTTGTTACGTCGTTGCCTGAAGTGGAAACGGAGCTTCTTCAACAGCTAGCGACGGAGAAACCGCTGGTTTCTTCCCGGTTCGGTCACCGGAAACCGCTTACGAGAATGAATCCTGAAGGTAACAAATACTATACATTTCTcattaaatatgtatattatattataccaaaaatatatattttattgctgTTATTTTTAAAACGGCTACAAATTTATAGTTCTAAAAAATTTATACTCCTATTTATTACTCTTCTATATTCTTCCAGTTTATGTTATATTATTTTCTCATCCGTACAAATGaatcatatatatttttatatttgaatAATTCTCTTTATTATTATATTAGCATGTTTAAGTCATgagtatattttaaaaatatcctttttcttttgtatgtGAGTTCAAACACTTTTAAGGTTAATTCTGTAAATATTCGGAATTACAGGGGTGAAATCGCTGAGGGTAGCAAGAGTGAAGAGACATGAGACATTAGAGAGTACATGGAAGAAGATAACAGAGGGTCGTCACGTGCCGCTCACGAGGCACCTGAACACGTGGCAGCAGAATCATGGAAGTCAATCTCCGGTTCAAATTGAAAACAAGAGGAAAACCGTACTTGAACCGTCGCCGAGTCAGGACGAGTTGAACCGGCGAGTAGAAGCGTTTATAACTAAGTTTAATGAAGAAATGAGGTTACAGAGAGAACAGTCATTACAGCAGTATATGGAGATGATTAATCGTGGGATTTAAAGTTAATTTTAGCAATTTCCCATTTTTTTGGGTTAAAAAAGgagttttttaattttattttttcgacaaaaggtatttttaaaattttttggcaAGAACTGGTGGGGTTTGAATAGAGGTATAGGCAGTGAAAAGGAGCTAAAGTTGTATATAGAAGTGTAAAATGTTCTTTTATTGTTTAAAGTTTAGGATAAACGAGAAATGAGATAATACTGTGTACTAGTTAAAATAGTAGAGAAAGGTGCACGTATGCAATTATGGATTTACATATAATTATTGTAAGTATGGGTCTCATTAATTATTCGGTTAGAATTTCATGCAATAGCTTGGTTCAAAAAGTGTTAAACTCTTTTTAGTTAAATCAATTTAAATGAATGGAtaaagggtaaaaaaaataattgactctaaattaatgaaaaataagaagagtTGTGTAAGGTTAAGCTCATGAACTCATTAAGATAATGGAAAAAGATCTAATGTATATGATGAGCTTACATTCATTCTTGACATTGTTAATCCATAATgtaaaataaagaataaagaaagaattCATCACTAATGACCACGGGGTATCTCTTTATTTATTCCATAACGATGGCTACAGAAGAGGAATAGCAAAGCTCTGAACCTTCTCTCATCTTTGAGATGGGTTCTCCTATTCACCTCCTTTGTTAGTGAAGAAGTGTGTGATTTGTGATAACCTCCTCCCCCCTGTTGTTCTCTCACCTAGTATATATACTAAGTATTCTCCTTTAAACAACGGTCATTAGCCAGAGTGCGTAAGTCTCTTAACTGTGTTACAGATTGACCCTCTGAAATGCTGTAACAATCAATTCACCGTACAAGCATTCTGAGTACACGACCTCGGTCGTGGCCAAGGTGCTTGTTGCTATAGCGTTATACAAATACAACTTCGGCCCAAATGACTACCGTTCCTCTTCCTGCATATTCCTATTTGGTCAGATTTCAACCcatatagttagtccctccgccTATTATGGTCGTTTTTTGGCGAGCTCGATGGGCGGAATCTGTCGATTCGAAAGTTGTGAGAAATCTGAGCGCTTTGGGCGATGGGTGAGTACCTCGTGGCGAGGTAGCGACGTGACGTTTCGAGAGCTGCATCAGACTGTTACGTCAGTTCAGAATGTCATTAAAACTCCTCATGCATCATTATGGCGCATGTTTTCTATGATTTGCATCGTTTCTTGTGCCCTTTCCGTTTTCAAAATGGCGGCGTTTGATTTTCCTGCTCAGGGTACTTATATCCCTATAAATAGGGGGAAATCCTATATTTGAATGATGCGCTTCCCAATCGCTCAAGAGAGACTTTCGCAACTTTTCTTCTTCCCCTTCAGTTTCACATTTCCCTCTGTTAAAAGTTTTTGTGGTTCGCTACCTTTTTCCTTTATCGTTCCCAATTTTCGCAATCAAAGAAGAGATGGCTAGTGCATCCTCTGACCCAGAGAGAGTTGTTGGAGCCCTTGCGCCGTAAATTGACATGCCTCCACATGAAGAGGATGTAGTTGCGGTAGAGGATGAGAAGTTTCCAACCGTGGATAAAGTGGTTCCTCGCCCAGGGAAGGCAAGGACTGACTTCAAGAACCCTGCCAAGGATGAGTTTGAACCTGTTATTTCTATTATGGATGTTACAGCGCTCACGACATTTAAAGCCAAATGGAGATCGAATCTCTGATCATATTGAACGGCGGGTTGTGACATAGTGCATATACACCGCCCGGGCTACTGTGCATTTTACGCCTATCCATTTGTCATCGGATACACGCTTCCCCTTCCTTCCTTGGCGGTGGATTTTTGTCGTTTCTATGAGGTGTGTCTAGCTCAAATCTCTCCGTACGTGTATAAGCTCTTCCTTATGCTCATCAAGTACGTGGAGCTGGCCGATCGAGGAATTACTCTACAAAACATGCTTCACCTCTTCGCCCCCCATTTTTATAGGGGCACGATGATTCACCTTCGTCACCGAGGAACCAAGGGTTTGGTGGTAAAGATAGATGACAAGTCCAATCGTCGCTTTTGGGAGAACTTCTTCTATGTACGAACAGAACACGTGGTAACGAACCCTGCGGGGTTTCCTGAGGCATGGAATTTCGCCCATAGGTCTTCCTTTCcttttattatattatatattttttgaaaatggtTGTTGGTCGTCTCCTTTTAGTGATTTCGTCGAGTGTTTTCTGTTTCCGCAGCCGAGAGAGTACCTCCTCCACAAGTTGCTAATATTCGCAAATAGGGGAGCTTGATTCTGCCCCACAAGATGGGGATTTGCGAATGGGCGCCTTTCCATAAGAGGTTTGGGCGCAAACCTTCCACTGGTGAGTCGGCTTATTTCGGCCTTAGTTGCTTTGTTCTTTTCTCCGTCTTTTTCTTTACCTTACGTATTCGTTTGGTGAAATTTCTTTCATTGGCAGGTCGGAGAGGAGCGAGAAGGGCGAGGGCTCATGTCCTTGCTTTTCGTCAGCGGGCTTCTTCTGCCCCGCTTGTACCAAGGGTAATTGTGGATGAGGGCGTACAAAGTCTGGTTGTTCTACGGACAGCGTCCACGCCCGAGCCCGTTTATTCAGAGGTTGCTCTTCGGTCAGACATTCCGGTCTCCACATTCCGTTTGGTAGACGAACCTTCTCATGGTGGTGGCGAAGAGGCCCCGTCAAATAGGTAGAGGTTAATGTCAGAGAGGACGTCTTTTATTGAAACGCCCTCGAGGGCCGACCCTATTTCGACGGTGTCTGAAGCCGGCGGTGATGCCAGTCTGGGCGTGGAGGTGATACCCATTTCGGGCATGGAAAAAGCTGCCATGGCAGGGGGACAGAGTTCGGAGGCTGCCGCGATTGTTCCGAGCGGTCCATCGATGTCTTGGCAGGCCCACATCCCCTATTCGGCTACTGAGAGGTTGAAGTGCGTTATAGTAGATGAATATGAATTTGATTCTGATATCGATCATGAGGACATGAGGATGTTCGAGGAAGGTTTTACCAGAGTCGATGTGAGGGTAGAAGGCCCTTCCCGTGTGCTCGAAATTCCATCAGATTTTAACCTGCTGGAGGAC
This window encodes:
- the LOC107803683 gene encoding uncharacterized protein LOC107803683, with amino-acid sequence MAPSTSSLMLSMKVLLISIGAVSSAMLVKSSVPLVLYEFPTIWSSFISSWLKPPYLYVVLNCIIIIIAATSRSHRREHSSGESQPLISARSTPLSDLIVISQPNVNMSEPEMSELSPEPVDESEVFEVKAEPVNIEPQQVVEVENDDQVVISNSVVTSLPEVETELLQQLATEKPLVSSRFGHRKPLTRMNPEGVKSLRVARVKRHETLESTWKKITEGRHVPLTRHLNTWQQNHGSQSPVQIENKRKTVLEPSPSQDELNRRVEAFITKFNEEMRLQREQSLQQYMEMINRGI